A DNA window from Coffea arabica cultivar ET-39 chromosome 6c, Coffea Arabica ET-39 HiFi, whole genome shotgun sequence contains the following coding sequences:
- the LOC113692454 gene encoding phosphatidylinositol 4-phosphate 5-kinase 4-like isoform X4, producing the protein MKAWEATVRKTQAVAKKRANTIFGTYAAAPNVEEEMIEDYEEEEHPSGEVYQAERFLPNGDYYTGYWADNFPHGTGKYWWTDGCMYVGEWFRGKTMGKGTFSWPSGAMYEGNFKSGFMDGEGTYSSSNGDTYRGSWMMNFKHGRGIKEYANGDCYEGEWCRGLQEGQGKYQWKNGNYYVGEWKNGIICGKGKLCWTNGNVYEGNWEDGLPKGNGTFKWPDGSLYSGNWSKDPKDQNGTYYPAGSTLLDGNLEWDPQEVYNVDLKDCKVCPSEKVSILPSNKKLAMWRSTKASDSSTRPRRMSVDGRIDAGIDKEFARIPTPDAAAGRHSSAGTSDRNGMDESFAGLQIEDVSTRGSPIRIPKVVKKQGETISKGHKNYELMLNLQLGIRHSVGKPGPPPSLDLKPSAFDPKEKYWTRFPPEGSKNTPPHPSCEFRWKDYCPKVFRTLRLLFKVDPADYMLSICGNDALRELCSPGKSGSFFYLTNDDRYMIKTMKKAEVKVLLRMLNAYYNHVRAFENTLVIKYFGLHCVRLNGPAQKKVRFIIMGNLFCTDYTIHRRYDLKGSTFGRITDKPESEIDANTTLKDLDLDFIFRLQKNWFQEFRRQVDRDCEFLEQERIMDYSLLVGLHFREATNSCDHTPPGCVTPTDNGGAEESLPRLSRADMDQLLLDPAGIRLGVNMPAKVERTERKNDGEIQLVGEPTGEYYDVIIFFSIIDILQDYDISKKLEHAYKSIQYDPTSISAVDPKQYSRRFRDYIFKVFAEDI; encoded by the exons ATGAAGGCTTGGGAGGCAACAGTAAGAAAAACGCAGGCCGTGGCGAAGAAACGAGCCAATACCATCTTTGGGACGTATGCAGCAGCCCCAAatgtggaagaagaaatgattGAGGACTATGAGGAAGAAGAACATCCAAGTGGAGAGGTGTATCAAGCAGAGAGATTTCTTCCCAATGGCGACTACTACACGGGGTATTGGGCAGACAATTTTCCTCATGGAACTGGAAAGTATTGGTGGACAGATGGATGTATGTATGTAGGAGAATGGTTTAGAGGGAAGACTATGGGAAAAGGTACGTTTAGTTGGCCTTCTGGGGCTATGTATGAAGGcaatttcaagagtggtttcATGGATGGAGAAGGTACATATTCAAGTTCCAATGGTGACACATATAGGGGTTCTtggatgatgaattttaagcATGGCCGTGGTATAAAAGAATATGCCAACGGAGATTGTTACGAAGGAGAATGGTGTCGCGGGCTGCAGGAAGGTCAGGGGAAATATCAATGGAAGAATGGGAATTATTATGTTGGTGAATGGAAAAATGGAATTATTTGTGGTAAAGGAAAATTATGTTGGACCAATGGAAACGTGTAtgaaggtaattgggaagatggATTACCTAAGGGAAACGGAACTTTCAAATGGCCTGATGGGAGTCTTTATAGTGGTAATTGGAGTAAGGATCCAAAGGATCAGAACGGGACTTATTATCCAGCAGGATCAACATTGCTGGATGGAAATCTTGAATGGGATCCTCAAGAAGTGTATAATGTGGATTTGAAAGATTGTAAGGTGTGCCCAAGTGAAAAGGTTTCAATTTTGCCATCTAATAAGAAGCTAGCTATGTGGAGATCTACAAAGGCATCTGATTCCAGCACAAGGCCAAGAAGAATGTCAGTTGATGGGAGAATAGATGCTGGCATAGATAAGGAATTTGCTAGAATTCCGACACCTGATGCTGCTGCTGGCAGACATAGTTCTGCTGGTACTTCTGATAGAAATGGGATGGATGAAAGCTTTGCAGGTCTACAGATTGAAGATGTCAGTACACGCGGAAGCCCAATTAGGATACCAAAGGTGGTGAAGAAACAAGGAGAGACCATCTCTAAAGGGCATAAGAATTATGAGTTAATGCTCAATTTGCAATTGGGAATCAG GCATTCTGTAGGGAAACCTGGTCCACCTCCATCACTTGATCTGAAACCATCAGCTTTTGACCCTAAGGAAAAGTACTGGACAAGATTTCCTCCAGAGGGATCCAAGAATACTCCACCACACCCGTCGTGTGAGTTCCGATGGAAGGATTACTGCCCAAAAGTTTTCAG GACCCTAAGATTGTTATTCAAGGTGGATCCAGCGGATTACATGTTATCCATTTGTGGAAATGATGCCCTCCGTGAACTTTGTTCACCTGGCAAAAGTGGAAGCTTCTTTTACTTGACCAACGATGATCGCTACATGATAAAGACAATGAAGAAAGCAGAAGTGAAG GTTCTTCTGAGGATGCTAAATGCCTACTATAACCATGTTCGAGCATTTGAGAACACTCTTGTGATCAAATACTTTGGTCTACACTGTGTTAGGTTAAATGGACCAGCACAAAAGAAG GTACGCTTCATCATCATGGGAAACCTGTTCTGCACAGACTACACGATTCACAGACGATACGACTTGAAGGGATCTACTTTTGGCCGCATTACTGATAAGCCAGAATCGGAGATTGATGCAAATACAACTCTAAAGGACCTAGATCTTGACTTCATATTCCGATTGCAGAAGAATTGGTTTCAAGAGTTTCGAAG ACAAGTTGACAGGGACTGTGAGTTTCTCGAGCAGGAGAGGATAATGGACTATAGCCTTTTGGTTGGTCTTCACTTCAGAGAAGCAACAAACAgctgcgaccatactccccctgGTTGTGTAACACCAACAG ATAATGGTGGTGCAGAAGAATCTCTTCCCCGCCTTTCTAGAGCAGACATGGATCAACTGCTTCTGGATCCTGCAGG CATCAGATTGGGAGTGAATATGCCTGCCAAGGTTGAAAGGACAGAGAGGAAAAACGATGGCGAAATTCAGCTAGTAGGAGAACCAACTGGAGAATACTATGATGTAATAATATTCTTTAGCATCATAGACATACTTCAAGACTATGACATTTCCAAGAAGCTCGAGCATGCATACAAGTCCATCCAATATGATCCAACTTCCATATCAGCTGTGGATCCTAAACAATACTCGAGGCGTTTTCGAGATTACATATTCAAAGTTTTTGCAGAAGACATTTGA
- the LOC113692454 gene encoding phosphatidylinositol 4-phosphate 5-kinase 5-like isoform X2, protein MKAWEATVRKTQAVAKKRANTIFGTYAAAPNVEEEMIEDYEEEEHPSGEVYQAERFLPNGDYYTGYWADNFPHGTGKYWWTDGCMYVGEWFRGKTMGKGTFSWPSGAMYEGNFKSGFMDGEGTYSSSNGDTYRGSWMMNFKHGRGIKEYANGDCYEGEWCRGLQEGQGKYQWKNGNYYVGEWKNGIICGKGKLCWTNGNVYEGNWEDGLPKGNGTFKWPDGSLYSGNWSKDPKDQNGTYYPAGSTLLDGNLEWDPQEVYNVDLKDCKVCPSEKVSILPSNKKLAMWRSTKASDSSTRPRRMSVDGRIDAGIDKEFARIPTPDAAAGRHSSAGTSDRNGMDESFAGLQIEDVSTRGSPIRIPKVVKKQGETISKGHKNYELMLNLQLGIRHSVGKPGPPPSLDLKPSAFDPKEKYWTRFPPEGSKNTPPHPSCEFRWKDYCPKVFRTLRLLFKVDPADYMLSICGNDALRELCSPGKSGSFFYLTNDDRYMIKTMKKAEVKVLLRMLNAYYNHVRAFENTLVIKYFGLHCVRLNGPAQKKVRFIIMGNLFCTDYTIHRRYDLKGSTFGRITDKPESEIDANTTLKDLDLDFIFRLQKNWFQEFRRQVDRDCEFLEQERIMDYSLLVGLHFREATNSCDHTPPGCVTPTDNGGAEESLPRLSRADMDQLLLDPAGWASIRLGVNMPAKVERTERKNDGEIQLVGEPTGEYYDVIIFFSIIDILQDYDISKKLEHAYKSIQYDPTSISAVDPKQYSRRFRDYIFKVFAEDI, encoded by the exons ATGAAGGCTTGGGAGGCAACAGTAAGAAAAACGCAGGCCGTGGCGAAGAAACGAGCCAATACCATCTTTGGGACGTATGCAGCAGCCCCAAatgtggaagaagaaatgattGAGGACTATGAGGAAGAAGAACATCCAAGTGGAGAGGTGTATCAAGCAGAGAGATTTCTTCCCAATGGCGACTACTACACGGGGTATTGGGCAGACAATTTTCCTCATGGAACTGGAAAGTATTGGTGGACAGATGGATGTATGTATGTAGGAGAATGGTTTAGAGGGAAGACTATGGGAAAAGGTACGTTTAGTTGGCCTTCTGGGGCTATGTATGAAGGcaatttcaagagtggtttcATGGATGGAGAAGGTACATATTCAAGTTCCAATGGTGACACATATAGGGGTTCTtggatgatgaattttaagcATGGCCGTGGTATAAAAGAATATGCCAACGGAGATTGTTACGAAGGAGAATGGTGTCGCGGGCTGCAGGAAGGTCAGGGGAAATATCAATGGAAGAATGGGAATTATTATGTTGGTGAATGGAAAAATGGAATTATTTGTGGTAAAGGAAAATTATGTTGGACCAATGGAAACGTGTAtgaaggtaattgggaagatggATTACCTAAGGGAAACGGAACTTTCAAATGGCCTGATGGGAGTCTTTATAGTGGTAATTGGAGTAAGGATCCAAAGGATCAGAACGGGACTTATTATCCAGCAGGATCAACATTGCTGGATGGAAATCTTGAATGGGATCCTCAAGAAGTGTATAATGTGGATTTGAAAGATTGTAAGGTGTGCCCAAGTGAAAAGGTTTCAATTTTGCCATCTAATAAGAAGCTAGCTATGTGGAGATCTACAAAGGCATCTGATTCCAGCACAAGGCCAAGAAGAATGTCAGTTGATGGGAGAATAGATGCTGGCATAGATAAGGAATTTGCTAGAATTCCGACACCTGATGCTGCTGCTGGCAGACATAGTTCTGCTGGTACTTCTGATAGAAATGGGATGGATGAAAGCTTTGCAGGTCTACAGATTGAAGATGTCAGTACACGCGGAAGCCCAATTAGGATACCAAAGGTGGTGAAGAAACAAGGAGAGACCATCTCTAAAGGGCATAAGAATTATGAGTTAATGCTCAATTTGCAATTGGGAATCAG GCATTCTGTAGGGAAACCTGGTCCACCTCCATCACTTGATCTGAAACCATCAGCTTTTGACCCTAAGGAAAAGTACTGGACAAGATTTCCTCCAGAGGGATCCAAGAATACTCCACCACACCCGTCGTGTGAGTTCCGATGGAAGGATTACTGCCCAAAAGTTTTCAG GACCCTAAGATTGTTATTCAAGGTGGATCCAGCGGATTACATGTTATCCATTTGTGGAAATGATGCCCTCCGTGAACTTTGTTCACCTGGCAAAAGTGGAAGCTTCTTTTACTTGACCAACGATGATCGCTACATGATAAAGACAATGAAGAAAGCAGAAGTGAAG GTTCTTCTGAGGATGCTAAATGCCTACTATAACCATGTTCGAGCATTTGAGAACACTCTTGTGATCAAATACTTTGGTCTACACTGTGTTAGGTTAAATGGACCAGCACAAAAGAAG GTACGCTTCATCATCATGGGAAACCTGTTCTGCACAGACTACACGATTCACAGACGATACGACTTGAAGGGATCTACTTTTGGCCGCATTACTGATAAGCCAGAATCGGAGATTGATGCAAATACAACTCTAAAGGACCTAGATCTTGACTTCATATTCCGATTGCAGAAGAATTGGTTTCAAGAGTTTCGAAG ACAAGTTGACAGGGACTGTGAGTTTCTCGAGCAGGAGAGGATAATGGACTATAGCCTTTTGGTTGGTCTTCACTTCAGAGAAGCAACAAACAgctgcgaccatactccccctgGTTGTGTAACACCAACAG ATAATGGTGGTGCAGAAGAATCTCTTCCCCGCCTTTCTAGAGCAGACATGGATCAACTGCTTCTGGATCCTGCAGG GTGGGCTAGCATCAGATTGGGAGTGAATATGCCTGCCAAGGTTGAAAGGACAGAGAGGAAAAACGATGGCGAAATTCAGCTAGTAGGAGAACCAACTGGAGAATACTATGATGTAATAATATTCTTTAGCATCATAGACATACTTCAAGACTATGACATTTCCAAGAAGCTCGAGCATGCATACAAGTCCATCCAATATGATCCAACTTCCATATCAGCTGTGGATCCTAAACAATACTCGAGGCGTTTTCGAGATTACATATTCAAAGTTTTTGCAGAAGACATTTGA
- the LOC113692454 gene encoding phosphatidylinositol 4-phosphate 5-kinase 4-like isoform X5: MKAWEATVRKTQAVAKKRANTIFGTYAAAPNVEEEMIEDYEEEEHPSGEVYQAERFLPNGDYYTGYWADNFPHGTGKYWWTDGCMYVGEWFRGKTMGKGTFSWPSGAMYEGNFKSGFMDGEGTYSSSNGDTYRGSWMMNFKHGRGIKEYANGDCYEGEWCRGLQEGQGKYQWKNGNYYVGEWKNGIICGKGKLCWTNGNVYEGNWEDGLPKGNGTFKWPDGSLYSGNWSKDPKDQNGTYYPAGSTLLDGNLEWDPQEVYNVDLKDCKVCPSEKVSILPSNKKLAMWRSTKASDSSTRPRRMSVDGRIDAGIDKEFARIPTPDAAAGRHSSAGTSDRNGMDESFAGLQIEDVSTRGSPIRIPKVVKKQGETISKGHKNYELMLNLQLGIRHSVGKPGPPPSLDLKPSAFDPKEKYWTRFPPEGSKNTPPHPSCEFRWKDYCPKVFRTLRLLFKVDPADYMLSICGNDALRELCSPGKSGSFFYLTNDDRYMIKTMKKAEVKVLLRMLNAYYNHVRAFENTLVIKYFGLHCVRLNGPAQKKVRFIIMGNLFCTDYTIHRRYDLKGSTFGRITDKPESEIDANTTLKDLDLDFIFRLQKNWFQEFRRQVDRDCEFLEQERIMDYSLLVGLHFREATNSCDHTPPGCVTPTEESLPRLSRADMDQLLLDPAGWASIRLGVNMPAKVERTERKNDGEIQLVGEPTGEYYDVIIFFSIIDILQDYDISKKLEHAYKSIQYDPTSISAVDPKQYSRRFRDYIFKVFAEDI; the protein is encoded by the exons ATGAAGGCTTGGGAGGCAACAGTAAGAAAAACGCAGGCCGTGGCGAAGAAACGAGCCAATACCATCTTTGGGACGTATGCAGCAGCCCCAAatgtggaagaagaaatgattGAGGACTATGAGGAAGAAGAACATCCAAGTGGAGAGGTGTATCAAGCAGAGAGATTTCTTCCCAATGGCGACTACTACACGGGGTATTGGGCAGACAATTTTCCTCATGGAACTGGAAAGTATTGGTGGACAGATGGATGTATGTATGTAGGAGAATGGTTTAGAGGGAAGACTATGGGAAAAGGTACGTTTAGTTGGCCTTCTGGGGCTATGTATGAAGGcaatttcaagagtggtttcATGGATGGAGAAGGTACATATTCAAGTTCCAATGGTGACACATATAGGGGTTCTtggatgatgaattttaagcATGGCCGTGGTATAAAAGAATATGCCAACGGAGATTGTTACGAAGGAGAATGGTGTCGCGGGCTGCAGGAAGGTCAGGGGAAATATCAATGGAAGAATGGGAATTATTATGTTGGTGAATGGAAAAATGGAATTATTTGTGGTAAAGGAAAATTATGTTGGACCAATGGAAACGTGTAtgaaggtaattgggaagatggATTACCTAAGGGAAACGGAACTTTCAAATGGCCTGATGGGAGTCTTTATAGTGGTAATTGGAGTAAGGATCCAAAGGATCAGAACGGGACTTATTATCCAGCAGGATCAACATTGCTGGATGGAAATCTTGAATGGGATCCTCAAGAAGTGTATAATGTGGATTTGAAAGATTGTAAGGTGTGCCCAAGTGAAAAGGTTTCAATTTTGCCATCTAATAAGAAGCTAGCTATGTGGAGATCTACAAAGGCATCTGATTCCAGCACAAGGCCAAGAAGAATGTCAGTTGATGGGAGAATAGATGCTGGCATAGATAAGGAATTTGCTAGAATTCCGACACCTGATGCTGCTGCTGGCAGACATAGTTCTGCTGGTACTTCTGATAGAAATGGGATGGATGAAAGCTTTGCAGGTCTACAGATTGAAGATGTCAGTACACGCGGAAGCCCAATTAGGATACCAAAGGTGGTGAAGAAACAAGGAGAGACCATCTCTAAAGGGCATAAGAATTATGAGTTAATGCTCAATTTGCAATTGGGAATCAG GCATTCTGTAGGGAAACCTGGTCCACCTCCATCACTTGATCTGAAACCATCAGCTTTTGACCCTAAGGAAAAGTACTGGACAAGATTTCCTCCAGAGGGATCCAAGAATACTCCACCACACCCGTCGTGTGAGTTCCGATGGAAGGATTACTGCCCAAAAGTTTTCAG GACCCTAAGATTGTTATTCAAGGTGGATCCAGCGGATTACATGTTATCCATTTGTGGAAATGATGCCCTCCGTGAACTTTGTTCACCTGGCAAAAGTGGAAGCTTCTTTTACTTGACCAACGATGATCGCTACATGATAAAGACAATGAAGAAAGCAGAAGTGAAG GTTCTTCTGAGGATGCTAAATGCCTACTATAACCATGTTCGAGCATTTGAGAACACTCTTGTGATCAAATACTTTGGTCTACACTGTGTTAGGTTAAATGGACCAGCACAAAAGAAG GTACGCTTCATCATCATGGGAAACCTGTTCTGCACAGACTACACGATTCACAGACGATACGACTTGAAGGGATCTACTTTTGGCCGCATTACTGATAAGCCAGAATCGGAGATTGATGCAAATACAACTCTAAAGGACCTAGATCTTGACTTCATATTCCGATTGCAGAAGAATTGGTTTCAAGAGTTTCGAAG ACAAGTTGACAGGGACTGTGAGTTTCTCGAGCAGGAGAGGATAATGGACTATAGCCTTTTGGTTGGTCTTCACTTCAGAGAAGCAACAAACAgctgcgaccatactccccctgGTTGTGTAACACCAACAG AAGAATCTCTTCCCCGCCTTTCTAGAGCAGACATGGATCAACTGCTTCTGGATCCTGCAGG GTGGGCTAGCATCAGATTGGGAGTGAATATGCCTGCCAAGGTTGAAAGGACAGAGAGGAAAAACGATGGCGAAATTCAGCTAGTAGGAGAACCAACTGGAGAATACTATGATGTAATAATATTCTTTAGCATCATAGACATACTTCAAGACTATGACATTTCCAAGAAGCTCGAGCATGCATACAAGTCCATCCAATATGATCCAACTTCCATATCAGCTGTGGATCCTAAACAATACTCGAGGCGTTTTCGAGATTACATATTCAAAGTTTTTGCAGAAGACATTTGA
- the LOC113692454 gene encoding phosphatidylinositol 4-phosphate 5-kinase 4-like isoform X6, with the protein MKAWEATVRKTQAVAKKRANTIFGTYAAAPNVEEEMIEDYEEEEHPSGEVYQAERFLPNGDYYTGYWADNFPHGTGKYWWTDGCMYVGEWFRGKTMGKGTFSWPSGAMYEGNFKSGFMDGEGTYSSSNGDTYRGSWMMNFKHGRGIKEYANGDCYEGEWCRGLQEGQGKYQWKNGNYYVGEWKNGIICGKGKLCWTNGNVYEGNWEDGLPKGNGTFKWPDGSLYSGNWSKDPKDQNGTYYPAGSTLLDGNLEWDPQEVYNVDLKDCKVCPSEKVSILPSNKKLAMWRSTKASDSSTRPRRMSVDGRIDAGIDKEFARIPTPDAAAGRHSSAGTSDRNGMDESFAGLQIEDVSTRGSPIRIPKVVKKQGETISKGHKNYELMLNLQLGIRHSVGKPGPPPSLDLKPSAFDPKEKYWTRFPPEGSKNTPPHPSCEFRWKDYCPKVFRTLRLLFKVDPADYMLSICGNDALRELCSPGKSGSFFYLTNDDRYMIKTMKKAEVKVLLRMLNAYYNHVRAFENTLVIKYFGLHCVRLNGPAQKKVRFIIMGNLFCTDYTIHRRYDLKGSTFGRITDKPESEIDANTTLKDLDLDFIFRLQKNWFQEFRRQVDRDCEFLEQERIMDYSLLVGLHFREATNSCDHTPPADNGGAEESLPRLSRADMDQLLLDPAGWASIRLGVNMPAKVERTERKNDGEIQLVGEPTGEYYDVIIFFSIIDILQDYDISKKLEHAYKSIQYDPTSISAVDPKQYSRRFRDYIFKVFAEDI; encoded by the exons ATGAAGGCTTGGGAGGCAACAGTAAGAAAAACGCAGGCCGTGGCGAAGAAACGAGCCAATACCATCTTTGGGACGTATGCAGCAGCCCCAAatgtggaagaagaaatgattGAGGACTATGAGGAAGAAGAACATCCAAGTGGAGAGGTGTATCAAGCAGAGAGATTTCTTCCCAATGGCGACTACTACACGGGGTATTGGGCAGACAATTTTCCTCATGGAACTGGAAAGTATTGGTGGACAGATGGATGTATGTATGTAGGAGAATGGTTTAGAGGGAAGACTATGGGAAAAGGTACGTTTAGTTGGCCTTCTGGGGCTATGTATGAAGGcaatttcaagagtggtttcATGGATGGAGAAGGTACATATTCAAGTTCCAATGGTGACACATATAGGGGTTCTtggatgatgaattttaagcATGGCCGTGGTATAAAAGAATATGCCAACGGAGATTGTTACGAAGGAGAATGGTGTCGCGGGCTGCAGGAAGGTCAGGGGAAATATCAATGGAAGAATGGGAATTATTATGTTGGTGAATGGAAAAATGGAATTATTTGTGGTAAAGGAAAATTATGTTGGACCAATGGAAACGTGTAtgaaggtaattgggaagatggATTACCTAAGGGAAACGGAACTTTCAAATGGCCTGATGGGAGTCTTTATAGTGGTAATTGGAGTAAGGATCCAAAGGATCAGAACGGGACTTATTATCCAGCAGGATCAACATTGCTGGATGGAAATCTTGAATGGGATCCTCAAGAAGTGTATAATGTGGATTTGAAAGATTGTAAGGTGTGCCCAAGTGAAAAGGTTTCAATTTTGCCATCTAATAAGAAGCTAGCTATGTGGAGATCTACAAAGGCATCTGATTCCAGCACAAGGCCAAGAAGAATGTCAGTTGATGGGAGAATAGATGCTGGCATAGATAAGGAATTTGCTAGAATTCCGACACCTGATGCTGCTGCTGGCAGACATAGTTCTGCTGGTACTTCTGATAGAAATGGGATGGATGAAAGCTTTGCAGGTCTACAGATTGAAGATGTCAGTACACGCGGAAGCCCAATTAGGATACCAAAGGTGGTGAAGAAACAAGGAGAGACCATCTCTAAAGGGCATAAGAATTATGAGTTAATGCTCAATTTGCAATTGGGAATCAG GCATTCTGTAGGGAAACCTGGTCCACCTCCATCACTTGATCTGAAACCATCAGCTTTTGACCCTAAGGAAAAGTACTGGACAAGATTTCCTCCAGAGGGATCCAAGAATACTCCACCACACCCGTCGTGTGAGTTCCGATGGAAGGATTACTGCCCAAAAGTTTTCAG GACCCTAAGATTGTTATTCAAGGTGGATCCAGCGGATTACATGTTATCCATTTGTGGAAATGATGCCCTCCGTGAACTTTGTTCACCTGGCAAAAGTGGAAGCTTCTTTTACTTGACCAACGATGATCGCTACATGATAAAGACAATGAAGAAAGCAGAAGTGAAG GTTCTTCTGAGGATGCTAAATGCCTACTATAACCATGTTCGAGCATTTGAGAACACTCTTGTGATCAAATACTTTGGTCTACACTGTGTTAGGTTAAATGGACCAGCACAAAAGAAG GTACGCTTCATCATCATGGGAAACCTGTTCTGCACAGACTACACGATTCACAGACGATACGACTTGAAGGGATCTACTTTTGGCCGCATTACTGATAAGCCAGAATCGGAGATTGATGCAAATACAACTCTAAAGGACCTAGATCTTGACTTCATATTCCGATTGCAGAAGAATTGGTTTCAAGAGTTTCGAAG ACAAGTTGACAGGGACTGTGAGTTTCTCGAGCAGGAGAGGATAATGGACTATAGCCTTTTGGTTGGTCTTCACTTCAGAGAAGCAACAAACAgctgcgaccatactccccctg CAGATAATGGTGGTGCAGAAGAATCTCTTCCCCGCCTTTCTAGAGCAGACATGGATCAACTGCTTCTGGATCCTGCAGG GTGGGCTAGCATCAGATTGGGAGTGAATATGCCTGCCAAGGTTGAAAGGACAGAGAGGAAAAACGATGGCGAAATTCAGCTAGTAGGAGAACCAACTGGAGAATACTATGATGTAATAATATTCTTTAGCATCATAGACATACTTCAAGACTATGACATTTCCAAGAAGCTCGAGCATGCATACAAGTCCATCCAATATGATCCAACTTCCATATCAGCTGTGGATCCTAAACAATACTCGAGGCGTTTTCGAGATTACATATTCAAAGTTTTTGCAGAAGACATTTGA